Below is a window of Ralstonia nicotianae DNA.
TCACGGATGGCGCGGTCAGCATCAGCGTCAGCTTCAAGCTGGAGAAGGACCCGCAGGCCGCGCTGAGCGAGGTGCGCAACGCCGTGGACGGCGCGCGCGCCAGCCTGCCCAGCGAGATGGCGGCGCCCACCGTCTCGAAGAGCGACGCGGCCAATTCCGCGCTGCTGACGTACACGGCCAGCTCGACCACGCTCGACGAACAAGACCTGTCGTGGTTCGTCGACAACGATCTGGCCAAGGCACTGCTGTCGGTCAAGGGCGTCTCCAAGGTCGAGCGGATCGGCGGCATCGACCGCGAAGTCCACGTCGACCTGAACCCGGCCCTCATGGCCGGCCTCGGGCTGACGGCCGAGACCGTCTCGAGCGAGCTCACGGCCATGCAGCGCGAGCGCTCCGGCGGCCAGGGCGACATCGGCGGACAACGGCAATCCTCGCGCACGCTCGTCGGCGTGGGCTCGGCTGCGGATGTGGCGGCCCTGACCATCACCACCGGCGACGGCCGGCGCGTGCGGCTGGACCAGATCGCCCGCGTCACCGACGGCGCGGCGGACCGCGCGTCGTATGCCTTCCTGGACGGCAAGCCGGTCGTTGGCGTGCAGATCACGCGCGCCAAGGGCAACTCGGACGTGACGGTGCTGCACGACGTGCGCAAGGCCATCGCCACCTTTGCCGAGTCGCATCCCGAGGTGCGCCTGGCCGAGGCCAGCAACACCGTCAGCCCCATCGAGGACAACTACGAAGGCTCGATGAGCATGCTGATCGAGGGCGCGCTGCTGGCGATCGCGGTGGTCTGGTGGTTCCTGCGCGACGGCCGCGCCACGCTGGTGTCGGCGGCGGCCTTGCCGCTCTCGATCATCCCGACCTTCGGCGCGATCTACCTGGCCGGCTATTCGCTCAACACCATCACGCTGCTGGCCCTGTCGCTGGTGGTCGGCATTCTGGTCGATGACGCGATCGTCGAGATCGAGAACATCGAGCGGCACCTGCGCATGGGCAAGACGCCCTACCAGGCCGCCATGGAAGCCGCCGACGAGATCGGGCTGGCCGTGATCGCCACGACCTTCGCGCTGGTGGCCGTGTTTCTGCCGACGGCGTTCATGTCGGGCATTCCGGGGCTGATCTTCCGGCAGTTCGGGGTGACGGCGTCGGTGGCGGTGCTGATGTCGCTGCTGGTGGCCCGGCTGCTGACGCCGATGATGGCGGCCTATCTGATGAAGGCGACCCGGCATGCCGAACGCGACGGCCCGGTGATGACGCGGTATCTGCGCTGGGTCGGCGGCGGGCTCGACAAGCGCGGCCGCACCATGTTGGCCGCCGGGCTCATGCTGCTGCTCTCGCTCTCGATGGCGGCCGCCCTGAAGACCGGCTTCTTCCCCGCGCAGGACAAGGCCCAGACCCAGGTCACGCTGGAGCTCACGCCGGGCAGCACGCTCGAGCAGAGCCGCGCCGTGGCGCTGCAGGCCGAGGCGCTGATCCGCCGGCTGCCGGAGGTCAAGGGCGTCTTCAGCACGGTCGGCAGCGCCAGCGACAGCAGCAACCCCGCCGCCGGCACCAGCAGCACGGCCGATGTCCGCACCTCGACGCTCGTGGTCGATCTCGTTGCGCGCGGCGAGCGCAAGTCAAAGCAGTCGGCGGTGGAAGAGGCGATCCGCCACCAGCTGCGCGACCTGCCCGGCGTGCGTGTCGCGGTCAACAACGGCGGCAACGGCGAGAAGCTGCAGATCACGCTGGCCGGCAGCGATGCCACCTCGCTCGAAAGCGCGGCGGCGGCACTGGAGTCGCAGTTGCGGACCCTGCACGGCATCGGCAACGTCACCTCCAGCGCCGCGCTGCAGCGCCCCGAAGTCCAGTTCCGGCCGGACCCGGCGCGCGCGGCGGCCCTGGGCGTGACGACCGAGGCGGCGGCCGACGCCATCCGCATCGGCACCTATGGCGCCTATTCGACCTCGCTGCCCAAGCTGAACCTTCCCGAGCGGCAGATCGCGATCCGGGCGCGCATCGACCCGGCCTTGCGGCAAGACCTGGATGCCATCGGCCAATTGCGCGTGGCCGGCACGAACGGCAGCGTGACGGTGGCCTCGGTCGGCACGCTGTCCATCGGCAGCGGCCCGTCGCAGATCGACCGGCTCGACCGCGCGCGCAACATCACGCTGTCGGTCGAGCTGAACGGCCGCACCATCGGCGAGGTCAACCAGGAAGCGCAGCAGCTGCCGGCGCTGCAGCACTTGCCGGCCGGCGTCCACCAGGTCCAGCAGGGCGAGCTGCAAAACATGAGCGAGCTGTTCCAGAGCTTCGGCCTGGCCATGGCCATCGGCGTCTTCTGCGTGTATGCGGTGCTGGTGCTCCTGTTCCACGACTTCCTGCAGCCGGCTACCATCCTGTGCGCGCTGCCGCTGTCGCTGGGCGGTGCGCTGCTCTCGCTGCTGATCACGCGGATGAGCTTTTCCATGCCCGCGCTGATCGGCCTGCTGATGCTGATGGGCATCGTGACCAAGAACTCGATCCTGCTGGTCGAGTACGCCATCATGGCCCGGCGCGAGCACGGCCTGAGCCGGCTGGCGGCGCTGATGGACGCCTGCCACAAGCGGGCCCGCCCGATCGTGATGACGACCATCGCCATGGGGGCCGGCATGCTGCCCAACGCGCTCGGCCTGGGGGCGGAACCCAGCTTCCGCCAGCCCATGGCCATCGTCGTGATCGGCGGGCTGCTGGCTTCGACGCTGCTGAGCCTGCTCGTGATTCCCGTGGTGTTCACCTACGTGGACGACCTGGAGCAGTGGCTGCGCCGCCGATTCCGGCAGGCCAAGACCCATCAGGACGCATCGCTCCCGCTGCCCGTTCCCCACGATCAGTGAGGCAGCGCAGCGTCCCGCAAGAAGGCCGCGCGACCGGTGACGGTCGTTCCGTTGAACAGCGCTCGCGCCAGGCCTGGGCGAGCGCTGTTCCGCGGTTGAAGGGGGGCCCAGCCCCATATCGTGCCCGGGCAGACCTTTACTGATCGGCGGCGCGATAGACCGGCCGCCCCTGGAAGTAGGTGACGCGCACCGTGGTCCGGTGGATCCGCGACGGCGGGATCTTGAACAGGTCCTGGCTCAGCACCGCGAAGTCGGCCGACTTCCCGACCTCGATGCTGCCGGTCTCCTGGCCCAGCCCCATCGCTGTCGCGCTGTTGAGGGTGTAGAGCCGCAGCGCCTGGCCGAGCGGGATCGCCTCGTGCGCGTCCAGCACACCGGGCACGTTACCGGCCGGATTGCGCCGCGTGACCAGCCCTTCGATGCCGAGCCACGGGTCGGGCGTCTGCTGCCCGGCGGGCCAGTCCGAACCGCCCGCGACCAGCGCGCCGGCCCGGATCAGGCTGCCGATCGGGTAGCTGTGCAGCGTGCGCGCGTGTCCGACCACCTTCTCGAACAGCGGGGTATAGGCGTGCGGGAACCACAGCATCGGCGACACATCCGCCACGACATTGAGCCTGGCGAAGCGCGGCATGTCGGACGGCGCGATGAAGGTGATGTGCGCGATCTGGTGGCGGGGGCCGTTCATGCCGTTGGCCTTGCGCACCGCCTCGATCGCATCCAGCGCGAGCCGCACCGCGCCGTCGCCCACGGCATGCAGCTTGACGGGCGTGCCCTGCCGGTCGAGCGCCGTCAGCTTTTCGGTCAGCACCGCCAGCGCATAGAGCGGCGCACCGCGAAAGTCGTGCCCATGGGCATCGCTGGGCGCGTACGGCTCCAGCATGGCCGCGGTGTAGCTCATCGGCACGCCGTCGAGGAAGACCTTGACGAAGTCCGGACGCAGGCGGTCGCTGCGCACCTGCGCGAGCGTCTGCCGGCCGGGCAGGCCGTCTCCGCCGGCTTCGGGCTCCACGCCCATCGACGCCACCACGCACAGCGGCAGGCCCTGGCCGTCCGTGTCGGCGGCGTGCCAGCCGGAGAGGATCTGGCGCGTGACGAAGGCATCCTGCACGCCGGTGATGCCGAAGCTGTTGAGCCTGCGCGCCGCCGCTTCGGCAGCGTGCTTGAGGCGCGCCGGCGTGCGCGACGGGATCAGCTTCTCGACGGGCTGCCACGCGGGCGGCTCCTTGATCAGGCCGGTGGGCTTGCCGTCGGCCATGACGTACGCGCCGCCGGCGGGCGCGGCGGCGCCGGGGCCGATGCCCGCGCGCTGCAGGACCACGCTGTTCGCCCAGCGGTTATGGAAGGTATCGTCGCGCAGCAGCACCGGCAGCCCCTTGCTCGCACGATCGAGCGCGGCAAGGCTTTCCGGCGTCTCCAGCGCACCGAGCAGCGCGCTGGACCACGGCCCGCCGACGATCCAGTCATCGGGCTGCGCCCGCGCGGCGCAGGCGCCGACCGCGGCCAGCACCGCATCGAGATCGCCCGCCGGCGCAAGCGCGCAGTGGTACAGCGCCTCGTACGCGCCCTCGACCGGATGCGCATGCACATCGCTCAAGCCGGGGACCACCATCGCGCCGTGCAGATCGACCACCTGCGTCGCCGGCCCGACCAGTTGCGCGACCTCGGCATCGCTGCCGATCGCAACGAACCGGCCATCGCGCACCGCCACCGCCTGCGCCCACGGCTTGCCGGCGTCCAGCGTATAGAAGCGGCCATTCCTGACCACGAGCTCGGCCGGCGCGGCCGGGGCGCCGGGGCTGAAGCCCGCCGCGAACCATCCCAACAGCAACGCACCCCAGATACGCCTCGTGTTCGCAGACATGCTCCCTCCTCCCAGAATTGCGCTTGTCTGGTCGGATGTTAGGTGGGCTGTCCGGGCGCCCGCATCTCCCGTTTGATAGATGGGGTTGTCCCTAAGCGAGGGCTCGATGGAGGCACTCGGGCCGGCAGGCCGATGCCGGCACCACGCGCGAACGGCAGTGCCGCGTCAACCGGCGTGCCCGTCAATCGGCAGGGGGCTCCCGATATTTCGGATCCAGGCTGGGCAGCACCAGCGCGTCCGGCGTCTTGCCCGACCGGTATTCCGTTTCGACTTCGAGCCCCAGCGGCGCAACCGCTGCGCGGATGATCGTTGCGACTTCCTGCAGCTGCGCCTCTCTGCGGTCCTCGTATCGCGAGTAACGCCCCGACTTGTTGATGACCACCAGTTTCCCGGTCTCTGCGTCGAAACGGAATTCGCCGCAGATGCGCGCTGGACCGCCGCTGACCAGCAGCGGGTGCCCTCGACGGCGTTGCTTTCCCGAGTCGGGGTCGTGCCCCACGGGCTCTTCCTCTCCGATGAACACGCGGCCCAGCGCGCTGGCGGCCCAGATGTACTGCTTGTCGCCCGCCTTGAGCGCGTCGATATCGAACGCTTTCCGCACCGCCGGGTCCGTCCAGTCCGGCGGCGCGTCTCCGCCCTGCAGCGCAATGAAGCGAGGATGCGCCAGCGGCCGCCCCTCCGCATCCTTCTCCCAGTCATGGATGCCGTCGCCATCCTTGGTCCGCACGGGCTGCAGGCTGCCGAATCGGACGTCCAGATCCGCTGCGCGCTCGGTACCGATCAGCGTCTGCAGCGCCGGTGCCTTGACCTCCGGACCGGCGCTCAGGCTGCCGTCGGACGCGCTCAGACGCAATCGCTTGTTCGGCATGGCGGCCTGGGACAGATCGGCCAGGGCACCGGGCGATCTCGGGCGCTTGCTGCCGACGGACGGCGATGGCGCGCTGAATTCCGCCGAAGCGCCGGCGGCCGCGGAAGTGGATGGGGGTGAGGTGCGTGCGGGCTTCATCGGAAACGTGTGGGGTTGCAGCTTCCCGGGAGGCTTTAGGGTGTGCAACGTATGCACTTGGCTGCCGTGTCTTGCGTCGGCAAACGAACCGGTGTCGCCCGCCGCGAAACGCACCCACCGATGCAGCGCTGGAGACCGTTGACAGGCCGGCGCATCCGCATGCCCGGCGCTGCCGCATCCGTCGTCTTCGCACCGGCTCGCGCACCGCTCGGGCAGGCATCCCGAAACACCTCCGCCCCCGCTCCGCCGGCACGCATGGCGGCCGGCTCGATCGTCCCGATGGCCGCGGGGCCGCCGGCTGCCTTCGCTTGCCGGGCACCGGCTTCGCAATTCCGGCGCCGATCCGCTGGAGCGCGCCCTATCTTGCTAAGCTGCCGCCTTTCTCCAGCGCATGGCATGGATCCGTTTTCATGCAACGGCGGGAGGGTCCGATGCGTTTTCTCAAGAATCATCAAACGGCACTGAGGGTGCCGGATCGTTCGATACAGTGTCGTCGATCCAGTTGATGCCGCCACCAGCGATTTGATCGGTGCGTTCGGGTGATTGGTTTACAAAACGCCTTTGGATCAGCCAAGCAGGCGCGCGCTTTGAAGTTTCATCGAGTATTCAACCCATCAAGGAAGATCAATGCATAGCTTTGGATCGAATCGCGGCAGGAAATCCATCGCCGTCGCCGCTCTGGTGATGGCATCTGCGTTTGCCCATCACGCCAGCGCCAGGACGCTCGGCAAGGTCGATGTCATCGGCACCTACACCGGCACGGCGCTGACGCCTGCCAACGCCTGGTCGGCAACCTGGGGCAACGCCTGGGATGCCTGCCGCGTCCAGTACGGCACGACGCGCTCGGTCAACATGACGTGGCATCAGTTCGGGAATCCGAGCCCGGCCGGCTCCAACAAACGCTCCGTCGCCGCCACGTGGGAATGCCGTGACACGGCGAACTGAGCGGCCGGCCCGGCCGGAATGGCGCTAGCCGCCCCGGCCGGCACACCCCTGCGGCGGCGCGCCGGTCCCGTTGGATGAGGGATCGGCGCGCCGTTCTCGCTGTCTTTACCTGCCCCGTAGTGAGCATCTCCCGCTGCCACGCACTGCTGCTTGCCCTCTCCATCGGCGCAGCGGATGCGGTACTCGCCCAATCGGACCGCCCTGATGCGATGCTCGCCGCGCCGCCGGCCATCGCGGCCGAAGCCTTGCCGGCGCATCCGCCGACGGCATTGCGGCTGAGCCTCCAGGAGGCCTTGCAAGGCGCGTTGACGCGCGCCGTCAGCGTCCAGACCCAGCAGTTGGACTTGCAGCAGCAACAGGAGCAGACCGAACAGGCCCGTCACGAATTCCTGCCGCAGACCGTCCTGTCGAGCCAGCTCGAGCGCAACAGCACTTCCGGCACCGGCACGGGCACCACGCGCGGCACGGCCAGCTCGGGGAACCTGGTTTCCACGTGGAAACTGCGCTCGGGCACGCAGTTGTCCCTGTCGGAGGGGCGCCTGTACAACCGGTTCGGGCAGAGCGCGCCGGCGGACAGCTTCGTCCCGGGGGCCAGCCTGAACACCAGCAGCCGCGTCACGTCGGTCTCGCTGTCGCAGCCGCTCCTGCGCGGCTCGGGCAGCGACGTGGTGCTGCTCAACGAACGCCGGGCCGCCCTCGCGCTGGAGAGCGCGCGCCGGAGCTTCCTGCAAACCCAGCGCGACGTGGTGCTGAACGGCGTGCTGGCGTACTTCGCGCTGGAGCAGGCCAGGCAGAATGTCACGCTCGCGCAGGCGGCGCTGCAGCGCGCGGGCGAGGCCCGATCGATCAACGAAGCGCTGCTCGCCGCCGGACGCATCGCCCGCATCGCCCTGCTGCAGAGCGACGCCGACCTGGCGCAGGCCGAGCTGGCGCTGACGCAGTCCCGGCAGGCCGAGAACGTCGCCCGCCGCCAGCTGCTGCGCGTGATCGGCCGATACGACCTGGATGCCGACCGCACCGACATCACGCTCACCGATTCCTTTACCGCCTATCTGCCGCCGGCCGCGCAGAACGAGGCGCCGATCATGCGGGATGCGCTGGCCAGGCGGGTGGACCTGCAGCTCGCGAAAGACGCCGTGACCGCAAGCCAGTTCAGCGTGACCGCCGCGCAGGACGGCATGCGCAACCAGCTCGATCTGTACGCGCGGCTCGACCGGTCGGGCGACAGCGCCGGCGGCACCTCGAACCGGCAGATCAACCGCGCGGTCGGCCTGAGCTTTTCCATGCCGCTGGACAAATCCGAGAGCCGCCTGGCGCTGGGCGCCGCACGGGTCGCGCTGACGAAGGCCGAACTGTCGCTGGCCGATCTGGAGCGCACCGCGCGTGCCGAAGTCAGCGACGCACTGAGGAACATCGACTTCGCCTTCCTCCAGCACCGGATGGCCCAGCGCACGGCGGAGCTCGCGCGGCAGCGGCTGGCGGGCGAGATCGAGAAAGCGCGCGCCGGCCGCAGCAGCGCGACCGACCTGTCGCTGGCCCAGGACACGCTCAACCAGGCGCTGTCCCAGGAGGTGCAGGCGCGCTTTGCCATCTTCACCGCGCAGCTCGAGCTGCAACGGGTCAGCGGCACCGCGCTGGAGCAATGGCACGTGGCGGCGTTCGCCCAGGCAACCCTGCCCCCTTCATGAAGCGCCGGCATGCGAGACACTGAAATGCAACCTCCCTCCCGATGGCAACGGAACGCCGCCCGCGCGGCGGCGGCCGCGCTCCTGATCGGCCTCGTCGCGTGGGGGCTGAGCCGGGTGGCGCGGCCCGCCGTGCAGGAGCGCGGCCATTGGCTCAAGGCTGCGCGCCAGGCGTCGTCGCAGCCGCTGCTGCTGCAGGGCACGCTGCGCCCGGTCGATGCCGTCAATATCGCGGCGCCGGTCGAGGGCGTGCTGCTCGCGAAGTTCGTGCAGTTCGGCGACACGGTGACGGCCGGGCAGAAGCTCGCGCAAGTCAGCGACACCGAGCTCAAGCGCCAGCTGCGCGAGGCCGAGATCGCCTCGATCCAGGCGCAGCAGGCGCTGAGCGCGGCACAGCAGATCGAATCCAGCACGGAATACCAGGCCGCGGCACGCCGGCTGCTGGCCGCGCAGAACAGCCTGGCGGCCGCGCAGCGGCGCGGCAAGGAAGCGCAGATGCTCTACGACAAGGGCATCATCGCCCGCACGGAGCTGGATGCCGGCAAGCAGGAGATCGATACCGGCCAGAGCCAGGTGGACGGCGCGCGCGACGAAATCGCCACGCTCAGGCTCAAGCGCGCCCCGGCGGCCCTGCGCGTGCTCGAACTGGATCTCGAAAACCGGCAGCTGCGCCTCGAAGAACTCCGCGCCAAGCTCAAGGCGACGACCCTGCTGTCGCCGATCTCGGGCGTGGTGCTGTACCCCGAGCCGACCGACGGCAACGACCCGTCCGGCCGCAAGGAGCTGAACGCGGGCGCTGCCGTCACGCCCAAGGACGTCATCCTGACCGTGGGCGACACCTCGGCGTTTCTCATCAAAGCCTGGGTGGACGAGGAGGACATCCGCCGCGTGGCGCCGGGACAGGCCGTGCGCATCGTGCTGGGCGCGGACAGCGACCGGGCGTTCGCGGGCACCGTGCAGCGGGTCTCGTCGCAAGCCAGAGCGGCGGACGGGCGCGGACAGGGCAGCCGCGGCACGGCGGAATTCGAAATGCAGATCCTGTTCAAGCCACCCACCGATGCGGGCAGGTCGCTGCGCGTCGGCAGCGCCGTCAACATGAGCCTGGCGCCGGAGCCGGGGCCGGCCACGCTGCGCATCCCCCTGGCGGCGGTGGCCTGGAGCCCGGCGGGCCGGCCGGTGGTGCGCGTGCGCAAATCGGCCTCGGACACGGCGCGCATGCAGGAGATCGAAGCCGGCCGGACCCTCGTCGACAGCGTCGAGGTCAAGGCCGGCATCGCGGATGGCGACGAGGTGTGGGTGCCCAGCGCAGCCGCCGGCCCCGGCGACGAGGGCACGCTGAAGCAACTGCTGTCGGGGGCCGGCAATGGCTGAGCCCGAGGCCGGCAACGATCGCGCACCCGCCGGGCTGCTGATCGAGCTGCGCCAGGTCTCGCGCACCTTCCAGGTGGCCGGCGAGACGGTCGCGGCGGTGCGGGGCGTCGATCTGCAAGTGCGCAGCGGCGAGGTGCTGGCCATGGTCGGGCCGTCCGGCTCCGGCAAATCGACCATGATGAACCTGCTCGGCCTGCTGGACACGCCGACCTCCGGCCAATACCGGCTGGCGGGAGTCGATACGCAGACCCTGTCCTCGCAAGAGAAGTCCCGGCTGCGCAATCAGGACATCGGCTTCGTCTTCCAGCAATTCCACCTGCTGCCGGCGCTGACCGCGCTGCAGAACGCGCAATTGCCGCTGCTGTATCGGGGCCTGTCGCAGCGCGCGTCGCTCGACGCGGCGAGGGCGGCGCTGGTGGCGGTGGGGCTGGAGCACCGGCTGTCGCACCGCCCGGCGGAGCTGTCCGGCGGAGAGCGGCAGCGCGTGGCCATCGCCCGCGCCATGGCCGGCCAGCCGCGGCTGCTGCTGGCCGACGAGCCGACCGGCGCGCTGGATTCGGCAACCGGCGCGCGCGTGCTCGCGCTGCTGCGCGAAGTCACCGCCACGCACGGAACGGCGCTGCTGATGATCACCCACGACCTTGAGATTGCCCGGCAGCTGCCCCGCCAGATCGAGATGCGCGACGGGCGCCTGCGCTGCGCCACGCAGCCCGATCGCCCCGCCGCAGCGCAGGCGCAGCCCCTGTCGGGCCGCCGCGGCACGGTTCCCGCCTGAGATGGACAAGCGGCTCCAGCACCAGGTACAGCGCCTGCGCATCGCGGTGGGATTCGCCTGGCAGAGCATCCTGAC
It encodes the following:
- a CDS encoding ABC transporter ATP-binding protein; the protein is MAEPEAGNDRAPAGLLIELRQVSRTFQVAGETVAAVRGVDLQVRSGEVLAMVGPSGSGKSTMMNLLGLLDTPTSGQYRLAGVDTQTLSSQEKSRLRNQDIGFVFQQFHLLPALTALQNAQLPLLYRGLSQRASLDAARAALVAVGLEHRLSHRPAELSGGERQRVAIARAMAGQPRLLLADEPTGALDSATGARVLALLREVTATHGTALLMITHDLEIARQLPRQIEMRDGRLRCATQPDRPAAAQAQPLSGRRGTVPA
- a CDS encoding TolC family protein translates to MRDRRAVLAVFTCPVVSISRCHALLLALSIGAADAVLAQSDRPDAMLAAPPAIAAEALPAHPPTALRLSLQEALQGALTRAVSVQTQQLDLQQQQEQTEQARHEFLPQTVLSSQLERNSTSGTGTGTTRGTASSGNLVSTWKLRSGTQLSLSEGRLYNRFGQSAPADSFVPGASLNTSSRVTSVSLSQPLLRGSGSDVVLLNERRAALALESARRSFLQTQRDVVLNGVLAYFALEQARQNVTLAQAALQRAGEARSINEALLAAGRIARIALLQSDADLAQAELALTQSRQAENVARRQLLRVIGRYDLDADRTDITLTDSFTAYLPPAAQNEAPIMRDALARRVDLQLAKDAVTASQFSVTAAQDGMRNQLDLYARLDRSGDSAGGTSNRQINRAVGLSFSMPLDKSESRLALGAARVALTKAELSLADLERTARAEVSDALRNIDFAFLQHRMAQRTAELARQRLAGEIEKARAGRSSATDLSLAQDTLNQALSQEVQARFAIFTAQLELQRVSGTALEQWHVAAFAQATLPPS
- a CDS encoding efflux RND transporter periplasmic adaptor subunit, which codes for MQPPSRWQRNAARAAAAALLIGLVAWGLSRVARPAVQERGHWLKAARQASSQPLLLQGTLRPVDAVNIAAPVEGVLLAKFVQFGDTVTAGQKLAQVSDTELKRQLREAEIASIQAQQALSAAQQIESSTEYQAAARRLLAAQNSLAAAQRRGKEAQMLYDKGIIARTELDAGKQEIDTGQSQVDGARDEIATLRLKRAPAALRVLELDLENRQLRLEELRAKLKATTLLSPISGVVLYPEPTDGNDPSGRKELNAGAAVTPKDVILTVGDTSAFLIKAWVDEEDIRRVAPGQAVRIVLGADSDRAFAGTVQRVSSQARAADGRGQGSRGTAEFEMQILFKPPTDAGRSLRVGSAVNMSLAPEPGPATLRIPLAAVAWSPAGRPVVRVRKSASDTARMQEIEAGRTLVDSVEVKAGIADGDEVWVPSAAAGPGDEGTLKQLLSGAGNG
- a CDS encoding amidohydrolase; amino-acid sequence: MSANTRRIWGALLLGWFAAGFSPGAPAAPAELVVRNGRFYTLDAGKPWAQAVAVRDGRFVAIGSDAEVAQLVGPATQVVDLHGAMVVPGLSDVHAHPVEGAYEALYHCALAPAGDLDAVLAAVGACAARAQPDDWIVGGPWSSALLGALETPESLAALDRASKGLPVLLRDDTFHNRWANSVVLQRAGIGPGAAAPAGGAYVMADGKPTGLIKEPPAWQPVEKLIPSRTPARLKHAAEAAARRLNSFGITGVQDAFVTRQILSGWHAADTDGQGLPLCVVASMGVEPEAGGDGLPGRQTLAQVRSDRLRPDFVKVFLDGVPMSYTAAMLEPYAPSDAHGHDFRGAPLYALAVLTEKLTALDRQGTPVKLHAVGDGAVRLALDAIEAVRKANGMNGPRHQIAHITFIAPSDMPRFARLNVVADVSPMLWFPHAYTPLFEKVVGHARTLHSYPIGSLIRAGALVAGGSDWPAGQQTPDPWLGIEGLVTRRNPAGNVPGVLDAHEAIPLGQALRLYTLNSATAMGLGQETGSIEVGKSADFAVLSQDLFKIPPSRIHRTTVRVTYFQGRPVYRAADQ
- a CDS encoding efflux RND transporter permease subunit, which produces MNISSWSIRNPVPAVLCFILLTVFGLIGFHKLQVQDFPDMDLPTISISASLEGAAPSQLENEVARKIEDKLTSLSQLDHITTKITDGAVSISVSFKLEKDPQAALSEVRNAVDGARASLPSEMAAPTVSKSDAANSALLTYTASSTTLDEQDLSWFVDNDLAKALLSVKGVSKVERIGGIDREVHVDLNPALMAGLGLTAETVSSELTAMQRERSGGQGDIGGQRQSSRTLVGVGSAADVAALTITTGDGRRVRLDQIARVTDGAADRASYAFLDGKPVVGVQITRAKGNSDVTVLHDVRKAIATFAESHPEVRLAEASNTVSPIEDNYEGSMSMLIEGALLAIAVVWWFLRDGRATLVSAAALPLSIIPTFGAIYLAGYSLNTITLLALSLVVGILVDDAIVEIENIERHLRMGKTPYQAAMEAADEIGLAVIATTFALVAVFLPTAFMSGIPGLIFRQFGVTASVAVLMSLLVARLLTPMMAAYLMKATRHAERDGPVMTRYLRWVGGGLDKRGRTMLAAGLMLLLSLSMAAALKTGFFPAQDKAQTQVTLELTPGSTLEQSRAVALQAEALIRRLPEVKGVFSTVGSASDSSNPAAGTSSTADVRTSTLVVDLVARGERKSKQSAVEEAIRHQLRDLPGVRVAVNNGGNGEKLQITLAGSDATSLESAAAALESQLRTLHGIGNVTSSAALQRPEVQFRPDPARAAALGVTTEAAADAIRIGTYGAYSTSLPKLNLPERQIAIRARIDPALRQDLDAIGQLRVAGTNGSVTVASVGTLSIGSGPSQIDRLDRARNITLSVELNGRTIGEVNQEAQQLPALQHLPAGVHQVQQGELQNMSELFQSFGLAMAIGVFCVYAVLVLLFHDFLQPATILCALPLSLGGALLSLLITRMSFSMPALIGLLMLMGIVTKNSILLVEYAIMARREHGLSRLAALMDACHKRARPIVMTTIAMGAGMLPNALGLGAEPSFRQPMAIVVIGGLLASTLLSLLVIPVVFTYVDDLEQWLRRRFRQAKTHQDASLPLPVPHDQ